A portion of the Naumovozyma castellii chromosome 2, complete genome genome contains these proteins:
- the NCAS0B08240 gene encoding uncharacterized protein (ancestral locus Anc_1.188), whose product MQYKRTLATSVLAAGALAAYVPKEPWSTLTPSATFKGGETDYASTFGIAVVPKASATASLAKRASASQIADGQVQATTKAAVSQIADGQIQATTKTTKAAVSQINDGQIQAATKAAVSQIGDGQIQAATKTTKAAVSQINDGQIQAATKAAVSQIGDGQIQAATKTAAAVSQIADGQVQATTKAAASQIGDGQVQATTKAAASQITDGQVQATQTSGANQQADGQVQNKDSTDPVKGVSCKASGTLQMNLKGGILTDGKGRIGSIVANRQFQFDGPPPQAGAIYAAGWSLTPEGNLAIGDQDTFYQCLSGNFYNLYDEHIGSQCNEVYLQAIDLVDC is encoded by the coding sequence atgCAATACAAAAGAACTTTAGCCACTTCAGTTTTGGCCGCTGGTGCCTTAGCTGCCTATGTTCCAAAGGAGCCATGGTCAACTTTGACTCCATCTGCTACTTTCAAGGGTGGTGAAACAGATTATGCTTCTACTTTCGGTATCGCTGTTGTTCCAAAGGCCTCTGCCACTGCTTCTCTAGCTAAGAGAGCTTCCGCTTCTCAAATTGCTGACGGTCAAGTTCAAGCTACAACTAAGGCCGCTGTCTCTCAAATAGCTGATGGTCAAATTCAAGCCACAACTAAGACTACAAAGGCTGCTGTCTCTCAAATCAATGATGGTCAAATCCAAGCCGCTACTAAGGCTGCTGTCTCTCAAATCGGTGATGGTCAAATTCAAGCTGCTACCAAGACTACAAAGGCTGCTGTCTCTCAAATCAATGACGGTCAAATCCAAGCTGCTACTAAGGCTGCTGTTTCTCAAATCGGTGATGGTCAAATCCAAGCCGCTACCAAGACTGCTGCTGCCGTTTCCCAAATTGCTGACGGTCAAGTTCAAGCCACTACAAAGGCTGCTGCTTCTCAAATTGGTGACGGTCAAGTTCAAGCTACAACTAAGGCTGCTGCTTCTCAAATAACAGATGGTCAAGTTCAAGCTACTCAAACTTCCGGTGCTAACCAACAAGCTGATGGCCAAGTCCAAAACAAGGACAGTACCGATCCAGTCAAGGGTGTTTCCTGTAAGGCCTCTGGTACTCTACAAATGAACTTGAAGGGTGGTATTTTAACTGATGGTAAGGGTAGAATCGGTTCTATTGTTGCCAACAGACAATTCCAATTCGATGGTCCACCACCACAAGCTGGTGCCATCTACGCCGCTGGTTGGTCTCTAACCCCAGAAGGTAACTTGGCCATTGGTGACCAAGATACTTTCTACCAATGTCTATCTGGTAACTTCTACAACTTATACGATGAGCACATTGGTTCTCAATGTAACGAAGTTTACCTACAAGCCATTGACTTGGTTGACTGTTAA
- the PIR1 gene encoding beta-1,3-glucan linked protein (ancestral locus Anc_1.187), with amino-acid sequence MQYKKTLTTAVLSTAAMAAYLPKDPWSTLTPSATFKGGLTDYASTFGIAVQPIATTSAVAKRDAVSQINDGQIQATTKTTAAAVSQIGDGQIQATTKTQAAAVSQIGDGQIQATTKTQAAAVSQIGDGQIQATTKTQAAAVSQIGDGQIQATTKTTAAAVSQIGDGQIQATTKTTKAAASQINDGQVQATTKSVASTPASNSTVSSTDPVTAESCKNSGTLQMNLKGGILTDGKGRIGSIVANRQFQFDGPPPQAGAIYAAGWSLTPEGNLAIGDQDTFYQCLSGNFYNLYDEHIGSQCHAVHLQAIDLVDC; translated from the coding sequence atgcAATACAAGAAGACTCTAACTACAGCTGTTCTATCTACCGCCGCTATGGCTGCATATCTACCAAAGGATCCATGGTCTACTTTGACTCCATCTGCTACTTTCAAGGGTGGTTTAACTGACTATGCTTCTACTTTCGGTATTGCCGTCCAACCAATTGCTACTACTTCTGCTGTCGCTAAGAGAGATGCTGTCTCTCAAATCAATGACGGTCAAATTCAAGCTACAACCAAGACtactgctgctgctgtCTCTCAAATTGGTGATGGTCAAATCCAAGCCACTACCAAGACTCAAGCCGCTGCTGTCTCTCAAATTGGTGACGGTCAAATCCAAGCCACTACCAAGACTCAAGCTGCTGCTGTTTCTCAAATCGGTGATGGTCAAATCCAAGCTACCACTAAGACTCAAGCTGCTGCTGTTTCTCAAATTGGTGACGGTCAAATCCAAGCCACTACTAAGACCACTGCTGCTGCTGTCTCTCAAATTGGTGACGGTCAAATCCAAGCTACCACCAAGACTACTAAGGCTGCTGCCTCTCAAATAAACGATGGTCAAGTCCAAGCTACTACTAAGAGCGTTGCCTCCACTCCAGCTTCTAACAGCACTGTCTCTTCCACCGATCCAGTCACTGCTGAATCATGTAAGAACTCTGGTACTCTACAAATGAACTTGAAGGGTGGTATCTTAACTGATGGTAAGGGTAGAATCGGTTCTATTGTTGCCAACAGACAATTCCAATTCGATGGTCCACCACCACAAGCTGGTGCCATCTACGCCGCTGGTTGGTCTCTAACCCCAGAAGGTAACTTGGCCATTGGTGACCAAGATACTTTCTACCAATGTCTATCTGGTAACTTCTACAACTTATACGACGAACATATTGGTTCTCAATGTCATGCTGTCCACTTACAAGCCATTGACTTGGTTGACTGTTAA
- the MCD4 gene encoding mannose-ethanolamine phosphotransferase MCD4 (ancestral locus Anc_1.184), with amino-acid sequence MWNRYRLTLLIVGVLFHLFYLWSIFDIYFTSPLVHGMKHFRSTEKPPAKRLFLIVGDGLRADTTFDMITHPVTGKTEFLAPYIRSLVLNNATYGISHTRMPTESRPGHVAMIAGFYEDVSAVTKGWKENPVDFDSFFNQSSHTYSFGSPDILPMFKEGATDPHKVDAWMYGHEYEDFTQSSIELDAYVFRHLDSLFHNSTLDSTLDHEIRQEGNVFFLHLLGCDTAGHSYRPYSAEYYDNVKYIDEQVSILVDKVHTFFGDDDTAFIFTADHGMSAFGSHGDGHPNNTRTPLVAWGAGLNKPVKNEVPIYDNYTESWKLADIKRNDVKQADITSLMSYLIGTNYPANSVGELPLAYINDEESQKLEALYNNARSILEQYLVKEKEIIESQFIYKEYSKFTEKSHEVYLEEIHAVIARIAEGEIYLQNEAITLTEELMKTTLEGLQYLTTYNWRFIRTIVTFGFIGWIVYSFIIFLKVFIIHQSMDHLHTSLLNYLFFSTSGLLLNWILYYQRSPFNFYMYLAFPLFFWSQILTNNTVLKQGIKEFFKGISTSKRVMIGLLIISIYEGIVYGFFHRWIFTLIFNILAFYPIVCGLSSICLNLTWIITSAFISTFTLYDAVKIESLTQINIAGALIILSAAYGLFKLRKQINGYTLSVFIAQLVLTIAMILTTNKSVTSLQLRLGLPRDAQYAGWIIFVLSLVAMPLLHYRKPNNDYKVRLLVIYLTFAPTFLILTISFESMFYFLFTCYIVQWIEIESQIKNAEKKANENWLQLLRVSVIGFFLLQVAFFGTGNVSSISSFSLDSVYRLLPIFDPFPMGALLMLKLMIPYLLLSTGIGILNLKLNIKNYAISTLIISTSDILSLNFFYLLRTEGSWLDIGVTISNYCLAILSSLFMLILEVVGHILLKNVTISDRAVVDKTKKSN; translated from the coding sequence ATGTGGAATAGATACAGGTTAACCCTACTGATAGTAGGTGTTTTATTCCATCTTTTTTACCTATGGTCCATCTTTGATATTTATTTCACGTCTCCATTAGTGCATGGAATGAAACATTTCAGAAGCACTGAAAAACCTCCAGCAAAGAGACTGTTTTTAATCGTGGGAGATGGTCTACGTGCCGATACAACATTTGATATGATCACTCATCCTGTCACAGGTAAGACTGAATTCTTAGCTCCTTATATCAGATCACTGGTTTTAAACAATGCAACATATGGTATTTCTCACACGAGAATGCCCACTGAATCACGTCCCGGACATGTAGCCATGATTGCTGGATTTTACGAAGATGTTAGTGCTGTCACGAAGGGTTGGAAGGAAAACCCAGTGGATTTTGacagtttcttcaatcaATCTAGTCACACTTATTCGTTTGGATCACCTGATATTTTACCAATGTTTAAAGAAGGCGCTACGGATCCACATAAAGTGGATGCATGGATGTATGGACATGAGTATGAGGATTTTACCCAGTCCTCTATTGAGCTAGACGCATATGTTTTTAGACATTTGGATAGTCTATTCCATAATTCTACTTTGGATTCCACATTAGATCATGAAATCAGACAAGAGGGGAACGTGTTTTTCCTTCACCTGCTAGGTTGTGATACAGCAGGTCATTCATATAGACCATACTCTGCTGAATATTACGACAACGTGAAGTATATCGATGAACAAGTTTCCATATTAGTAGATAAAGTTCACACCTTTTTTGGAGATGACGATACAGCATTTATCTTTACCGCCGACCATGGTATGAGTGCATTTGGTTCTCATGGGGATGGCCATCCAAATAATACAAGGACACCTTTAGTGGCATGGGGTGCTGGTCTAAATAAACCAGTTAAGAATGAAGTACCTATTTATGATAACTATACGGAGTCGTGGAAATTGGCTGATATCAAGAGAAATGATGTCAAACAAGCTGATATAACATCGTTAATGTCATATTTGATAGGAACCAACTATCCTGCTAACTCTGTGGGTGAATTACCTCTAGCATACATTAATGACGAGGAAAGTCAAAAATTGGAAGCGTTGTACAATAATGCAAGAAGTATCCTGGAACAATATTTagtgaaagaaaaagaaattattgaatctcaatttatttataaagAGTATTCGAAATTTACAGAAAAATCTCACGAGGTTTACCTGGAAGAGATTCATGCCGTTATTGCAAGAATTGCCGAAGGTGAAATTTACCTACAAAATGAGGCAATCACACTGACTGAGGAGCTAATGAAAACTACCCTGGAGGGATTGCAGTACTTAACTACTTACAATTGGAGATTCATTAGAACAATTGTCACATTTGGGTTCATTGGGTGGATTGtctattcttttattatatttttaaaggTGTTCATCATCCATCAATCAATGGATCACTTGCATACATCACTTCTAAATTacttatttttttcaacttcTGGGCTTTTATTGAATTGGATACTGTACTACCAACGTTCaccatttaatttttacATGTATCTAGCCTTTCCCCTATTCTTTTGGAGCCAAATTCTTACCAACAATACAGTTTTAAAGCAAGGTATTAAAGAGTTTTTCAAAGGTATTTCAACATCTAAGAGAGTAATGATCGGGTTACTAATCATTTCAATATACGAGGGAATCGTATATGGATTTTTCCATCGCTGGATCTTTactttaatatttaatattttggcATTTTATCCAATTGTTTGCGGTCTTTCAAGCATCTGTCTCAACTTAACATGGATTATCACTAGTGCATTTATTTCTACTTTCACGTTATATGATGCtgttaaaattgaaagctTAACTCAAATCAATATTGCTGGTGCCTTAATCATATTAAGTGCTGCATATGGTTTATTCAAGCTTCGCAAACAGATCAATGGTTACACTCTAAGCGTCTTCATTGCTCAACTTGTACTCACAATTGCCATGATATTGACAACAAACAAATCTGTGACTTCACTACAATTGAGACTTGGTCTACCACGTGATGCTCAATATGCTGGGTGGATAATATTTGTCTTATCATTAGTTGCAATGCCATTGCTACATTACAGAAAGCCAAATAATGATTACAAGGTAAGATTACTTGTAATTTACTTAACTTTTGCCCCAACTTTCCTAATTTTAACCATTTCATTCGAATCGATGTTTTATTTCTTATTTACATGCTATATCGTTCAATGGATTGAGATAGAATcacaaattaaaaatgcTGAGAAAAAGGCCAATGAAAACTGGTTACAATTGTTAAGAGTGTCTGTGATTGGATTTTTCTTACTACAAGTGGCATTCTTTGGTACGGGTAATGTgtcatcaatttcttcattttccttaGATTCGGTATATCGTTTACTCCCAATCTTCGACCCTTTCCCAATGGGTGCTCTTCTGATGttgaaattaatgataCCATACCTTTTATTATCTACAGGGATTGGTATATTAAACTTGAAATTAAACATTAAAAATTATGCGATTTCCACTTTGATTATCTCTACCAGTGATATcctttctttgaatttcttctacTTATTAAGGACTGAAGGTTCATGGCTAGACATTGGAGTCACAATTTCAAACTACTGTCTCGCCATTCtatcttcattattcatGCTAATTCTAGAGGTCGTTGGTCACATATTGCTAAAGAATGTCACTATATCTGATAGAGCTGTAGTAGATAAGACTAAGAAATCGAATTAG
- the NCAS0B08270 gene encoding uncharacterized protein (ancestral locus Anc_1.183) has protein sequence MASQSNYGSHDSLHSDADELTAQAKRNNKSFSETTLTSNDNTGPSEPEENTLLYSTTSSARNDERWYNRPSIPIICVLMFLLCLSDMLFFTPNVGLTMTKVCTHLNDENIEDPEYQCDPAEVQVIVSEITSATLIISGVITTGTSMKWGGVSDRIGRVRALAYMGTIKVIGNLLHTLALLPSSPYSRWLIILTSCINAFTGGTFAFMATANSYVSDVTKQKDRTVQLSVVLSIMHATMGIGPMLSSFLIKFSDGRDQVPLFGSIAIGAIFTLLCFKLVREPRTEESRLKSQSEHDKHLQQMQEKKKSMVSDADNSKEKILAYTKYYAIEIFGLYKPMKKLWLKPTETGSLIPRYTVILLLALDLLSMSATIAMGPALILFATYRYNWRSVELGYLVSLLGILRSLMLVVLAPLLLKLLKKKFTALDRSVDNVDIISLRGSMICIFIGLCCMIRWNKHFQAIILYGFFASLGAIDSPTIQSTIIKYCSKNNTGEYFGGIALIRSFAMFVIPPLLLKIYASTVETKPELFFYVPLVSIAIAIFLTMFLGVHEEEQYSDSDVMSIDTTTDGMD, from the coding sequence ATGGCATCTCAGTCTAATTATGGGAGTCATGACTCTTTGCATAGTGACGCTGATGAACTAACAGCCCAAGCTAAGAGGAATAACAAAAGCTTTTCCGAGACTACTCTTACTAGCAATGATAATACAGGACCATCTGAACCAGAAGAAAATACACTATTGTATTCTACGACGTCGTCTGCTAGAAATGACGAGAGATGGTATAACAGGCCAAGCattccaataatttgtGTGCTGATGTTTTTACTTTGTCTTTCAGATATGTTATTTTTCACTCCCAATGTTGGGTTAACGATGACGAAAGTTTGCACACAtcttaatgatgaaaatattgagGATCCGGAGTACCAATGTGATCCAGCTGAAGTACAAGTAATTGTTTCTGAAATTACTTCAGCTACACTGATAATTTCTGGTGTAATTACAACTGGAACGTCGATGAAATGGGGAGGAGTATCTGATAGAATCGGTAGAGTACGTGCACTCGCGTATATGGGCACCATTAAGGTAATTGGAAATTTACTACATACACTAGCTTTATTACCTTCTTCTCCATACAGCAGATGGTTAATTATTTTGACAAGCTGTATCAATGCCTTTACAGGCGGTACTTTTGCTTTTATGGCCACAGCAAATTCTTACGTTTCAGATGttacaaaacaaaaagatAGAACTGTCCAATTAAGTGTAGTTCTTAGTATAATGCATGCTACCATGGGTATCGGTCCAATGCTAAgttcatttttaattaaattctCAGACGGACGTGATCAGGTCCCACTTTTTGGTTCCATCGCTATTGGGGCCATATTTACCTTACTATGCTTTAAACTGGTGAGAGAACCTAGAACTGAGGAATCCAGGTTGAAATCTCAATCAGAACATGATAAACATCTTCAACAAAtgcaagaaaagaagaaatcaatgGTATCAGATGCAGATAATTCAAAGGAGAAAATTCTAGCATACACGAAGTATTATgccattgaaatttttggCTTATACAAACccatgaagaaattgtgGTTAAAGCCAACTGAGACCGGATCACTAATACCTCGTTATACGGTTATCCTATTATTAGCCTTAGATCTTTTATCCATGTCTGCCACCATAGCCATGGGACCGGCTCTTATTTTATTTGCCACTTATAGATACAATTGGAGGTCTGTCGAATTAGGCTATCTTGTTTCACTTTTAGGTATCCTACGTTCATTGATGCTCGTCGTTTTAGCTCCATTacttttgaaacttttaaagaaaaaattcaCCGCACTTGACCGTTCCGTTGATAACGTTGACATCATATCTTTGAGAGGTTCCATGATCTGTATTTTTATTGGGTTATGCTGTATGATAAGATGGAACAAGCATTTCCAAGCCATTATACTCTACGGATTCTTTGCTTCGTTGGGTGCCATTGACTCGCCAACCATACAATCAACAATCATCAAGTATTGTAGCAAGAATAACACGGGAGAATATTTTGGTGGGATAGCATTGATTCGTTCATTTGCCATGTTCGTCATCCCACCCttgttattgaaaatcTACGCGTCCACCGTGGAAACCAAACCTGAACTATTTTTCTACGTGCCGTTGGTATCTATTGCAATAGCCATTTTCCTCACCATGTTCCTAGGGGTGCACGAGGAAGAACAATACTCGGATTCGGACGTGATGTCCATAGACACCACGACGGATGGTATGgattga
- the TPK3 gene encoding cAMP-dependent protein kinase catalytic subunit TPK3 (ancestral locus Anc_1.182), whose translation MYVDPQNHNEISKLDPEILEKLKDDKEDHTDHVLEDTPEENHEEKDQQENFTIHTTKRRDANELSESSQNPSGNSEKRDTQLQKVLGKKTSGKYTIDDFNILRTSGTGSFGRVHLVRSVHNGRFYALKVLKKQTVVRLKQVEHTNDERRMLSVSVHAFIVRLWGTFQDSEHLFMIMDYVEGGELFSLLRRSQRFPNPVAKFYAAEVCLALDYLHSLDIIYRDLKPENLLLDRNGHIKVTDFGFAKYVPDVTYTLCGTPDYIAPEVISAKPYNKSVDWWSFGILIYEMLSGHTPFYDSSTMKTYENILNAPLKFPKYFTPDAQDLLSRLITRDLTERLGNLQNGTEDIKNHAWFSEVIWDKLLDRCIETPYEPPIQQGQGDTSQFDRYPEEEVTYGVHGDDPYADSMTEF comes from the coding sequence ATGTACGTGGATCCCCAAAACCATAACGAAATTAGTAAATTGGATCCTGAAATCTtagagaaattgaaagatgacAAGGAGGATCATACGGATCACGTTTTGGAAGATACTCCCGAGGAAAATCACGAAGAGAAAGATCAGCAAGAGAATTTCACCATTCATACCACTAAAAGAAGAGATGCCAATGAATTAAGTGAATCATCACAAAACCCATCTGGGAATAGTGAGAAACGAGATACTCAATTACAAAAAGTGCTCGGTAAGAAAACGTCAGGAAAATACACAATAGAtgatttcaatatattaaGAACATCGGGAACAGGTTCCTTTGGAAGAGTTCATTTGGTTCGTTCTGTTCATAATGGACGATTTTATGCTTTAAAagtattgaagaaacaaaccGTGGTTAGATTGAAACAAGTTGAGCATACGAATGATGAACGTAGAATGCTATCCGTGTCCGTACATGCCTTTATTGTTAGATTATGGGGGACGTTTCAGGATTCTGAGCATTTATTTATGATTATGGATTACGTAGAAGGTGGTGAATTGTTTTCATTGTTAAGAAGATCTCAAAGGTTCCCCAACCCAGTAGCCAAATTCTATGCAGCTGAAGTATGTTTAGCATTGGATTACTTGCATAGTTTGGATATCATATACAGAGATCTAAAGCCTGAGAATTTGTTACTTGATAGAAATGGTCATATTAAGGTGACGGATTTTGGGTTTGCAAAATACGTACCCGATGTTACTTATACATTATGTGGTACACCCGATTACATTGCTCCTGAAGTTATCAGTGCGAAACCATATAATAAATCTGTGGATTGGTGGAGTTTTGGTATTTTAATTTACGAAATGTTATCTGGTCATACCCCATTCTATGATTCCAGTACGATGAAGACTTACGAGAATATCTTAAATGCTCCATTGAAGTTCCCCAAATATTTTACCCCTGATGCACAAGATCTCTTATCGCGATTAATTACAAGAGATTTAACGGAAAGACTTGgtaatttacaaaatggTACCGAGGATATCAAGAATCATGCATGGTTTAGTGAAGTCATTTGGGATAAATTGTTGGACAGATGTATAGAGACACCATATGAACCACCAATTCAACAAGGACAAGGTGATACTTCTCAATTTGACAGATATCCAGAGGAAGAGGTAACATACGGTGTACATGGAGATGATCCATATGCTGATTCAATGACAGAATTTTAA
- the MRP49 gene encoding mitochondrial 54S ribosomal protein mL61 (ancestral locus Anc_1.181) has translation MSKVAAQIRFLNAISFTTRKPQILINAEKYAGIKLTFQVKNHNGHMGARSLWKKYLPTLQFYNPDFKIDVVRIKNPDKKKKDIPCTLDIIANDGKVIDTLDMRNKMYDDIMDQLLEKIDHNVIPEENLIKIEPKIAK, from the coding sequence ATGTCTAAAGTAGCTGCACAAATTAGGTTTTTAAACGCGATCAGTTTCACCACGAGGAAACCACAAATACTCATCAATGCTGAAAAATATGCGGGGATTAAATTAACGTTTCAAGTAAAGAACCATAATGGACATATGGGAGCACGTTCACTTTGGAAGAAGTATCTCCCCACTTTACAGTTCTATAACCCCGATTTTAAGATTGATGTTGTCAGAATCAAGAATCCagataagaaaaagaaggatATCCCTTGTACTTTGGATATAATAGCCAACGATGGGAAAGTTATAGATACTTTAGATATGAGAAATAAGATGTATGATGACATTATGGATCAGTTGCTCGAGAAGATAGATCATAATGTCATTCCGGAGGAAAACCTGATAAAAATTGAACCAAAAATAGCGAAATAG
- the KKQ8 gene encoding putative serine/threonine protein kinase KKQ8 (ancestral locus Anc_1.180) — MSNMVKDKPNRSEKKLKPPLWKSLLKPKLSPKKYTPEQEQEEEKTERNSSEASSQPTLSLSPSSTLYLEQQLSSNDDSKDRHGLSRVRGFSFSTTHHATPMLSTELMVHEGKSSEHNQKNKHLRPDLTTSPTREHSKVRSHSSFISVADLSKDELKCVVDLSHFKVFENGKHLHNLKPLPIIEGKVSNSKVHNEIENHLNPHNSMSRQKTGMSAITKLFKPHKLDDKEFENAKSLIPKESFSKLEESIAHKTTSEKFQVPKDNISEDQDIESIPNIVNPNAAIDKIELCLITSLSKRIRDGLERNITEVNKYAPPGSETCKEVKESFSEKYGKPIGIIGHGSYGVVKVCRRPKTLKDSTKPPKTYSDNDNVYFAVKKLKPKSSDRIDKFCTRITSEFIIGYSLSHHAKDKTTHPNILRIIDLMEYNHIFVEVMEFCACGDLYTLLTTQTDGLTKLHPLEADCFMKQLLHAISFMHKHGIAHCDLKPENILFQSDGRLKVCDFGTGNVFQTAWEKHVHFQSGMLGTEPYMPPEEFLPGKEYDPRLVDVWSCGVVYCSMILGHYLWKIAKRDKDQFFDAFMEEMTLKQQFGAFEEMKHINAEIKRFRRNALYRIFQWDPVKRISVDQLLQTAWMKNTTCCVEYKDCH, encoded by the coding sequence ATGTCCAATATGGTAAAGGATAAACCAAATAGGTCAGAAAAGAAGTTGAAACCGCCATTATGGAAGTCTTTGTTGAAACCCAAGTTGTCCCCAAAAAAGTATACACctgaacaagaacaagaggaagaaaaaacagAAAGAAATTCCTCTGAAGCTTCTTCACAGCCTACATTGTCACTCTCCCCATCTTCCACGCTTTACTTGGAGCAAcaattatcttcaaatgatgaTTCCAAAGATCGTCATGGACTTTCAAGGGTTAGAGGATTTTCTTTTAGTACTACTCATCATGCAACGCCTATGCTTAGTACAGAGTTAATGGTGCATGAAGGAAAGAGTAGCGAACATAATCAGAAGAATAAACATTTAAGACCAGACCTAACAACATCTCCGACCAGAGAACATTCAAAAGTTAGATCACATTCAAGTTTCATTAGTGTTGCTGATCTATCAAAGGACGAACTTAAATGTGTTGTAGACCTCTCCCATTTtaaagtttttgaaaacgGGAAACATCTACATAATTTGAAACCTTTGCCAATTATTGAGGGGAAAGTTTCCAATAGTAAAGTacataatgaaattgagaATCATTTAAACCCTCACAATTCCATGTCAAGACAAAAAACAGGAATGTCAGCAATTACAAAATTGTTTAAGCCACACAAATTAGATGacaaagaatttgaaaatgctaaatctttaattcCAAAGGAAAGTTTCAGTAAGTTAGAAGAAAGCATTGCTCATAAGACAACTTcagaaaaatttcaagttcCAAAAGATAATATAAGTGAAGATCAAGATATAGAATctattccaaatattgtGAATCCAAATGCGGCAATCGACAAGATTGAATTATGCCTTATCACCtcattatcaaaaagaATTCGTGATGGATtagaaagaaatatcaCAGAAGTTAATAAATACGCACCACCAGGAAGTGAAACTTGTAAAGAAGTTAAAGAATCATtttctgaaaaatatggtaaaccaattggaataattgGACACGGAAGTTATGGAGTGGTAAAAGTTTGTCGCAGGCCCAAGACATTAAAGGATTCAACAAAACCACCAAAAACATATTCggataatgataatgtcTATTTTGCcgtaaagaaattaaaaccAAAATCCAGTGATagaattgataaattctgTACGAGAATTACTTCAGAATTCATAATAGGTTATTCATTAAGCCATCATGCCAAAGATAAAACGACGCacccaaatattttaagaataattgatttaatGGAATATAATCACATATTCGTTGAAGTAATGGAATTCTGCGCTTGCGGTGATTTATACACATTACTGACGACCCAAACAGATGGTTTAACAAAACTGCATCCCTTAGAAGCCGATTGCTTTatgaaacaattattgCATGCAATATCATTTATGCATAAACACGGAATTGCCCATTGTGATTTGAAACCAGAAAATATACTGTTCCAATCTGATGGCCGTTTGAAAGTTTGTGATTTTGGTACTGGAAATGTATTCCAGACCGCATGGGAAAAGCATGTCCATTTTCAAAGTGGGATGCTTGGAACAGAGCCTTATATGCCTCCAGAAGAATTTCTTCCTGGGAAAGAATATGATCCTAGATTGGTTGACGTTTGGAGTTGCGGTGTTGTTTATTGTTCCATGATATTGGGTCATtatctttggaaaattgCTAAGAGAGATAAAGATCAATTTTTCGATGCTTTCATGGAGGAAATGACTttgaaacaacaatttGGAGCATTCGAAGAAATGAAACATATCAATGCCGAAATAAAGAGATTTAGAAGAAATGCATTGTATCGTATATTCCAATGGGATCCTGTCAAGCGGATATCAGTAGACCAACTATTGCAAACTGCATGGATGAAAAATACCACCTGCTGTGTTGAATACAAGGACTGtcattaa
- the MRPL38 gene encoding mitochondrial 54S ribosomal protein uL14m (ancestral locus Anc_1.179): protein MIYLKSMLKVIDNSGAQLAECIKVIRKGSPKSPGRMGDRIVCVVQKAKPLTQNITGTVNTNRVKKGDIVHAIIVRTKQTNMMRPDGSYVSFGDNACVLINKNTGEPLGTRIMSNDGCVGRELREKGLNRICSLASKVI from the coding sequence ATGATCTATTTGAAATCTATGTTGAAAGTGATCGATAATTCCGGTGCGCAACTTGCTGAATGTATTAAAGTGATAAGAAAGGGTTCGCCGAAATCGCCAGGTAGGATGGGTGATAGGATTGTCTGTGTTGTTCAAAAAGCTAAACCTTTGACGCAGAATATTACAGGAACTGTGAATACAAATAGAGTAAAGAAAGGTGATATTGTTCATGCTATAATTGTGAGGACGAAACAGACCAATATGATGAGACCTGATGGTTCCTACGTGAGTTTTGGGGATAATGCATGTgtattgataaataaaaacaCAGGTGAACCCTTAGGGACAAGAATAATGAGTAATGATGGTTGTGTTGGGAGAGAATTAAGAGAAAAAGGATTGAACAGGATATGTTCATTAGCAAGTAAAGTTATCTAA